The nucleotide sequence CAGATGAAATAAATAGAGCAACTCCAAAAACTCAATCTGCACTTCTTGAGGCAATGCAAGAGCATACAGTTACTGTAGGAAGCTCCACTTATACTCTTTCCGAACCTTTTATGGTATTAGCAACTCAAAATCCTATTGAAAATGAAGGAACCTATCCTCTTCCAGAGGCACAACTTGATAGATTTTTATTTAAGTTAAATGTACCTTTTCCTAATTTAGAAGAGCTTAAAAGTATAATAGGAGTTACTATAAATAATGAGGCTCAAGAGCTAGGCAAGATGATGGACGGCGAAGAAATACTTGAAGTGAGAAAGCTTTTAAAGGAAGTACCTATTTCTAAGGCTGTGGAAGAATATGCTTTAAAAGTAATTCTTTCAACCCATCCAGATTATGAAAACTCTCCTGAAATATCAAAAAAATATATAAGATATGGCGCTAGCCCAAGAGCCGCGCAAGCAATAATCTCAACATCTAGGGTAAGAGCTATTATGGAAGGTCGATTTAATGTATCTTTTGAAGATATAAAATACGTTGCTTATCCAGCATTAAGACATCGTTTTTTCATGAATTTTGATGCAGTAGCAGATGGTATTACAGCTGAAGATATAATTTCAGAAATATTAGAAAGTCAATTAAAATAAGGGCGTGTTTAGATGAGTGATAAGGTATTTAACGGTGATTTCTTTAAAAACCTTGAAAATATATCTCTAAAGGCTAGAATGACCATAAATAATGGAGCAGCTGGAGGAAGGCGATCTAAAGCAAAAGGTAGTTCTGTAGAGTTTTCTGATTTCAGAGAGTATACCCCAGGAGATGATTTCAGAAGAATAGACTGGAATGCCTATGGAAGATTTGAAAAGCTTTTTTTAAAGCTATTTATGGAAGAAAGAGAAGCATATATAAATATTTTTATTGATTGTAGTAAGTCTATGGATTTTGGAGAAGAGAGCAAGGCGAAAATGGCTCAAAGACTTTCCGCTGTATTTACATACTTAGCCATAAACAATTTAGATAGAGTGTGTATTAACAAAATATCTGGCAATAGCTTAATACCATCTACTTCTTTTATGGGTAAAGGATCTTTTCAGCAAGCGCTTAATTTTATAGAAGGTGTTGATTTTAGTGGAAGTACGAATCTTTGGGAAGCTATAAAAAAGAAACCACTTAAGCCTAGAGCAGTAGCTATCGTAATATCTGATTTCTTTACTAAAGGTTCAATTGAGAGTTTGGTTAAGTATTTTGCATTTAATAAGCAGCAAATAATATTTATTCAGATACTTTCAGAGGAAGAACTTAATCCTAAGATTGATGGACAAGTAAGACTTGTTGATAGTGAGACAATGGAGGAGATAAATATAACTATTACTCCAAAACTCATGAAGGCATATGAATTGAAACTAAAATCATTGACTAGCGGGATGAAAGAGCAGTTGAAAAAGTATGGTGGAAGTCTTATCCAGGTGTCTGCAGAGGAAGATCTACAAAAGGTCGTGTTTGAGAAATTTAGTAAGGAGGGAATCATATGAAGCTTTATTCACCAATGTCTTTATGGTTTCTTCTCCTTATACCTATATTAATTTTAATGTATATATTAAAGCAAAAATATGAAGAGAGAGAGATACCAAGTCTCTTTTTATGGCAGCAGGTATTAGCTGAAACAGAAGCTTCTACACCTTTTGAGAAGTTTAGGAATAATCTATTGTTTTTTCTTCAGCTTTTAGCTTTACTATTAGCTATCTTTGCACTTACCAGTCCTTTTATTAATATAGGAAATAAGAATTTTGAAAATGTAATTATAGTTATCGATAATAGTGGAAGTATGAGTGCTGTAGGTGAGAGAGATACTAGATTAGAAGAAGCTGAAAAAAAAGCAGCAGATATGGTTAAAGGATTGTCTTCAGATAGTAGAATTACATTGGTTTCTGCTTCAAAGAACAGTAAGGTTGAGCTTAGTGGCTCTACTGATAGAAAAGAAGTTATAAATAAGATTAAAGATATTAAACCTACTAATAGTGCAGGTGATATAAATGATACATACTCACTTATAAAGTCTATATGCAATAGCTATAATAGCTACAAGGTAGTATATTATACTGATTCTGACGTTAATTTAAAAGAGATAAATGGAGAAGTAGTCAGTCTATCAATGCAAAAAGAAAATGTAAGTTTAGATTATATATCTCAAAGTAAAGATAATGATTATTTAAGGGTTATGGTGCGAGTTACTAATCATGGAAATGAAACTAATTCTGAAGTCTTACTGTA is from Clostridium fungisolvens and encodes:
- a CDS encoding DUF58 domain-containing protein gives rise to the protein MSDKVFNGDFFKNLENISLKARMTINNGAAGGRRSKAKGSSVEFSDFREYTPGDDFRRIDWNAYGRFEKLFLKLFMEEREAYINIFIDCSKSMDFGEESKAKMAQRLSAVFTYLAINNLDRVCINKISGNSLIPSTSFMGKGSFQQALNFIEGVDFSGSTNLWEAIKKKPLKPRAVAIVISDFFTKGSIESLVKYFAFNKQQIIFIQILSEEELNPKIDGQVRLVDSETMEEINITITPKLMKAYELKLKSLTSGMKEQLKKYGGSLIQVSAEEDLQKVVFEKFSKEGII
- a CDS encoding AAA family ATPase, producing MSINEESVKSIIEKIEKVENEIGKAIIGQKDIVRQVLIAIFTGGNVLLEGSPGLGKTQLVKTLSKVLDLPFSRIQFTPDLMPADVVGTNIIIKDSKGNSAFQFQKGPIFSNLVLADEINRATPKTQSALLEAMQEHTVTVGSSTYTLSEPFMVLATQNPIENEGTYPLPEAQLDRFLFKLNVPFPNLEELKSIIGVTINNEAQELGKMMDGEEILEVRKLLKEVPISKAVEEYALKVILSTHPDYENSPEISKKYIRYGASPRAAQAIISTSRVRAIMEGRFNVSFEDIKYVAYPALRHRFFMNFDAVADGITAEDIISEILESQLK